One Saccharomycodes ludwigii strain NBRC 1722 chromosome VI, whole genome shotgun sequence DNA segment encodes these proteins:
- the HOL1 gene encoding Hol1p (similar to Saccharomyces cerevisiae YNR055C | HOL1 | HistidinOl), producing MDQFTNKEHPDYVPGTLNIYSSTNLENGVIYGDKLKREPKSEIVLMPQPSDSPNDPLNWSPFRKYFHFALMSFITAFTAATSNDAGAAQDSLNEIYGISYDAMNTGAGVLFLGIGWGTFFMGPFAYLYGRKLTYIICTVLGLFGALWFGLANRTADTIWSQLFVGISESCAEAQVQLSLTDLYFQHQLGSVLTIYILATSIGTFLGPLIAGYISDLTNFRWVGYTALIINGGLLIFILFGCEETYFDRSRYRTPITSQTTVEGYSDGISSDNWKKEYTNATNSKTENKFTNKEINLERIDDIDEKEFKQQSPSQAEELLIDGSQEELAPYWKRIALITKATNLKGIGIKQYIKYLLITLKMFSFPPVWLAGFFWGWQDVLLSFYLTTEEDQYYDAPWNYSDAAVAIMNVPTLIGAVIGCLYAGVISDYFVLWLARRNKGIVEAEYRLVFAVACAVICPAGLFMFGVGTAKVENWRVMYVGLGFIGFGWGCSGDIAMSYLMDCYPEMVLEGMVCTALINNNLAMIFTFTCSLWLDASGIQNTYIALAVISFGITCSALPMYVYGKRIRRWTKYKYLSLVAERDKY from the coding sequence atggatCAATTTACTAACAAAGAACATCCTGATTATGTTCCTGGTACtcttaatatttattcttCTActaatttagaaaatggCGTTATTTACGGTGATAAATTGAAGAGAGAGCCAAAATCGGAAATTGTATTAATGCCACAGCCATCGGACTCACCTAATGATCCCCTAAACTGGAGTCCATTTAGAAAATACTTTCATTTTGCTTTAATGTCATTTATCACTGCTTTTACCGCTGCAACCTCCAACGATGCAGGTGCTGCTCAGGATTCTTTGAATGAAATCTATGGGATCTCGTACGATGCAATGAACACAGGTGCtggtgttttatttttgggtATTGGATGGGGTACCTTTTTCATGGGACCCTTTGCATATTTATACGGCCGTAAATTGacatatattatttgtactGTCTTAGGTTTATTTGGTGCTTTGTGGTTTGGTTTGGCCAATAGAACCGCTGACACCATTTGGTCCCAATTATTTGTTGGTATCAGTGAATCATGTGCTGAGGCCCAAGTCCAATTGTCCTTGACTGATCTTTACTTTCAGCACCAATTGGGCTCTGTTTTGaccatttatattttagcTACTTCTATTGGTACTTTCCTAGGACCTTTGATTGCTGGATACATTTCGGACTTAACCAATTTTAGATGGGTTGGTTATACAGCTTTAATTATTAACGGTGGgctattaatatttatacttTTCGGATGTGAGGAGACTTATTTTGATAGGTCTCGTTATAGAACCCCTATTACTTCACAAACCACTGTTGAAGGATACTCCGATGGCATTTCTTCAGACAACTGGAAGAAGGAATATACCAATGCTACCAATTCTAAAACTGAAAAcaaatttacaaataaagaaattaatttagAAAGAATTGATGATATCGATGAGAAGGAATTTAAACAGCAGTCACCCTCACAAGCCGAGGAACTTTTGATTGATGGTAGCCAGGAAGAACTTGCACCATATTGGAAAAGAATTGCGTTAATTACTAAAGCTACAAATTTGAAAGGAATAGGTATTAAACAatatatcaaatatttGCTGATCACATTGAAGATGTTCAGTTTCCCCCCAGTCTGGTTAGCAGGGTTTTTTTGGGGCTGGCAAGATGTTTTACTATCTTTTTACTTAACCACTGAAGAGGACCAATATTATGATGCTCCATGGAACTATTCAGATGCTGCTGTTGCCATTATGAATGTTCCAACTTTAATTGGGGCAGTTATTGGATGTTTATATGCTGGTGTAATTAGCGATTACTTTGTCTTGTGGTTAGCCAGAAGAAACAAAGGCATCGTGGAGGCCGAATATAGATTGGTGTTTGCTGTGGCATGTGCTGTTATTTGCCCTGCAGGTTTGTTCATGTTTGGTGTGGGTACAGCAAAAGTTGAGAACTGGAGGGTGATGTATGTGGGACTTGGGTTTATCGGATTTGGATGGGGTTGTTCTGGTGACATAGCTATGTCATATTTAATGGATTGCTATCCTGAAATGGTTTTAGAGGGTATGGTTTGTACAGCTTTAATCAATAACAATTTGGCAATGATTTTTACATTTACTTGTAGTTTATGGTTAGATGCTTCTGGTATTCAGAATACTTATATTGCATTAGCTGTTATATCGTTCGGAATAACATGTTCTGCTCTACCTATGTATGTGTATGGTAAAAGGATTAGAAGATGGACTAAATACAAATACTTGAGTCTAGTGGCTGAGAGagataaatattaa
- the SSL1 gene encoding TFIIH/NER complex subunit SSL1 (similar to Saccharomyces cerevisiae YLR005W | SSL1 | Suppressor of Stem-Loop mutation), whose product MNNSLSDDDDVVVVVNKRINDKTTKGQNVPAEDDSDEDIKVLKRGNDAKKQQDISPISDDDDDEGIKFVKPVRPSSASSAPLHSSSDNHTGKQPNNKKNSSSSSSSHKKRLMSARRNEKNKKRKRKIKDSLQGANGGYAWEDTIKRPWDIVEEEDDYDAILAAKIVELRRKRTSIQITPYQRGIIRTMVMAIDYSEVMAEKDLRPNRVALTIQYLIEFIHEFFDQNPISQLGVITMKNGLANVLSPISGNPQDHLDILHNFKKNLEPKGYPSLQNALELARGLLVNAPSHSTREVLMVFGSLSSTDPGDIHQTIKSLVQDKVRVKIIGLTAQVSICKEICQQTNYNDTSFYSIILNEQHFKNLFTEAVTPLPMNKLNKSFTLVKMGFPTRMIEETPSFCVCHSKLNHGGYFCPNCKSKVCSLPMVCPCCDLMLILSTHLARSYHHLMPLQTFQEVSTSETFPTVKCFSCHKQFPIFKNKKTGELLTSSRYRCTECKRDFCIDCDVFIHEILHNCPGCESKTTL is encoded by the coding sequence ATGAATAATTCACTTtcagatgatgatgatgttgttgttgtcgtaaataaaagaattaatgataaaactACTAAGGGCCAAAATGTCCCAGCTGAAGATGATTCAGATGAAGACATTAAAGTATTAAAGAGGGGCAATGATGCTAAAAAGCAACAAGATATAAGTCCTATTtctgatgatgatgatgacgaagggattaaatttgttaaacCAGTGCGCCCCTCTTCAGCGTCCTCTGCACCTTTACATTCTTCTTCAGATAACCATACTGGTAAACAAcccaataataaaaaaaattcttcctcttcttcctcttcacataaaaaaagattaatgtCAGCAAggagaaatgaaaaaaacaaaaaaagaaaaagaaaaataaaggatAGTTTACAAGGTGCTAATGGTGGATATGCGTGGGAAGATACTATTAAAAGACCATGGGATATTGTTGAAGAAGAGGATGATTATGATGCAATTTTAGCAGCCAAAATTGTAGAATTGAGAAGGAAAAGAACTTCAATCCAAATCACTCCGTACCAAAGAGGTATCATTAGAACCATGGTGATGGCAATAGATTATAGTGAAGTCATGGCTGAAAAGGATTTAAGGCCGAACAGAGTAGCATTAACTATACAATATTTAATTGAATTTATACACGaattttttgatcaaaATCCAATTTCTCAGTTGGGTGTAATTACTATGAAAAATGGCTTGGCAAATGTTCTAAGTCCTATTAGTGGCAATCCGCAGGATCATTTAGATATCCTACATaattttaagaaaaacCTAGAACCAAAGGGATATCCATCATTACAAAATGCCTTGGAGTTAGCAAGAGGTTTGTTAGTTAATGCTCCTTCCCACAGCACCAGAGAAGTTTTGATGGTTTTTGGATCTTTAAGTTCTACTGATCCGGGCGATATCCATCAAACAATTAAATCTTTAGTTCAGGATAAAGTAAGAGTTAAAATCATTGGTTTAACAGCACAAGTATCAATCTGCAAAGAAATTTGTCAACAAACTAATTACAATGACACTTCATTTTACAGTATTATACTTAATGAAcaacattttaaaaatttatttacaGAAGCAGTTACTCCATTACCCATGAACAAACTAAACAAAAGTTTCACATTGGTCAAAATGGGATTTCCTACAAGAATGATAGAAGAAACGCCAAGTTTTTGTGTATGCCATTCCAAATTAAATCATGGTGGTTATTTTTGTCCCAATTGCAAGAGTAAAGTTTGTTCTTTACCAATGGTTTGTCCCTGTTGTGATCTAATGTTAATTTTATCCACACATTTGGCCAGATCATATCATCATTTAATGCCGTTACAAACCTTCCAAGAAGTTTCAACAAGCGAAACTTTCCCCACTGTAAAGTGTTTTAGTTGTCATAAACAATTtccaattttcaaaaacaaaaagactGGTGAATTGTTAACTAGTTCCAGATATAGATGTACTGAGTGTAAACGTGATTTTTGTATCGATTGTGATGTTTTTATTCATGAAATACTACATAATTGTCCTGGGTGTGAATCCAAGACTACATTATAA
- the BRE2 gene encoding Bre2p (similar to Saccharomyces cerevisiae YLR015W | BRE2 | BREfeldin A sensitivity) has product MKIYTIPYNESTDFVFKNKNNLNDENLIRRPPLPQLLKKDNHLIKPEEAPLNKRNFIYSPCQANPLFTKLKFVTTEYAIENDDIGGLSLTDKSDEIYLTENNFFHQCTVPKKYGWRSIKSEVAIKEGLCYFEIRILHNDNINSNIRFGISRREASLEAPIGYDSYGYGIRDKTLESVHCGKLKTFSKYKLSLKKGDIVGVLVKLPTMEQQLEQCLLFKDKQLQKYTIKNPRKKLSKQQEFERDLLLNCDPSDILRDQIAIRYKNQLYFEATDYVKAKRESDSTTTGKRQLDSDDPIKATNYEETDNFYLEDSFMKIYLNGEEMGCSFTQLLPFLPPFSELKYNDKFYYNFWKTGKHEEQQHKLDSNTDVIEGLSGDNNIGAGLNTKTATTGVILKNKYANNSKLGYYPTISCFNGGESELVTTKDKLRYYDQILKEYQNAKTLQDIYKLQVADDIVWDIIDEVEAEFTE; this is encoded by the coding sequence atgaaaatttataCTATTCCTTATAATGAATCTACGGATTTTgtattcaaaaataaaaataatctaaaCGATGAAAATCTCATAAGAAGACCCCCATTACCACagctattaaaaaaagacaacCATTTAATTAAACCAGAAGAGGCAccattaaataaaagaaattttatcTATTCTCCTTGCCAAGCCAACCCATTATTCACTAAACTAAAATTTGTTACTACAGAATACGCcattgaaaatgatgatatAGGTGGTTTAAGTCTCACAGACAAAAGCGACGAAATTTATCTaactgaaaataattttttccatcAATGCACAGTACCCAAAAAATACGGGTGGAGATCCATTAAATCTGAGGTAGCCATAAAAGAAGGCCtttgttattttgaaattagaaTATTGCATAacgataatattaattctaATATCAGGTTTGGCATATCCAGAAGAGAAGCTTCTTTAGAGGCCCCAATCGGCTATGATTCTTACGGGTACGGCATTAGAGATAAAACGTTAGAAAGTGTTCATTGtggaaaattaaaaacattcagtaaatataaactttCCTTAAAAAAAGGCGACATTGTGGGTGTTTTGGTTAAACTTCCTACTATGGAGCAACAATTAGAACAATGTTTACTGTTTAAAGATAAACaactacaaaaatatactaTCAAGAATCCTCgtaaaaaattaagcaaACAGCAGGAATTTGAAAGAGATCTGTTATTGAATTGTGATCCAAGTGATATACTAAGAGATCAAATAGCAATTAGATATAAGAACCAGTTATATTTTGAAGCTACAGATTATGTTAAAGCTAAAAGGGAATCAGACTCAACTACCACTGGAAAACGCCAATTGGACTCAGACGATCCTATAAAGGCAACAAACTATGAAGAGActgataatttttatttagaaGATTCATTTATGAAGATCTATCTAAATGGCGAAGAAATGGGCTGTAGTTTTACCCAGCTGCTACCATTTTTACCCCCTTTTAgtgaattaaaatataatgataaattttattacaatttttggaaaaccGGTAAACATGAGGAACAGCAACATAAGCTGGATTCAAATACCGATGTAATTGAAGGCCTATCTGGAGATAATAACATTGGGGCTGGTTTAAACACaaaaacagcaacaacaggtgttattttgaaaaataaatatgctaataatagtaaGCTGGGATATTATCCAACAATAAGTTGTTTTAATGGAGGTGAGTCTGAGTTAGTTACGACTAAGGATAAATTAAGATATTATGatcaaatattaaaagaatatcAAAATGCAAAGACTTTACaggatatatataaattacaaGTAGCCGATGATATTGTATGGGACATTATAGATGAAGTAGAGGCAGAATTTACTGAATGa
- a CDS encoding uncharacterized protein (similar to Saccharomyces cerevisiae YHR161C | YAP1801 | Yeast Assembly Polypeptide (paralog of YGR241C | YAP1802)) encodes MTTYEKLVKGATKIKMAPPKAKYIEPILIGTGDPQDFREIIRALDNRLHDTAFTICYKSLIVVHLMMREGGISNANNLTLKFLSNHPEFFEQLRVKANPNDSMALKKYAQYLQVRSEEYNHTDHIDYVRQSPNEMNINDPGLCLDHVESLERQISSLIKNRYSQLDLTSNNLLMTCFRLLIQDLLSLYNALNEGIINLLESFFELSKPMAERTLQLYKNFVELTEDAVKYLKVGKSCGMKIPVIKHITTKLISSLEEHLRQDNGVEGVNSGFNNGNSYNSDNYNDNRIKTPAEQLEEIRKKKEMLQRQLKENSRTVSSSSSPPPPTGVNGSAAAYNPFGTVTGPANETFSFEPAQQQLQAQHTASALAQQQAQIQAQQTSSLLAQQQLQAQHTANALAQQQAQIQAQQTSSLLAQQQLQAQHTANALAQQQAQIQAQQQAQMQAQQQAQLKAKQEQAQLQAHLKAQQEQAQQQAQLKAQQEAQLKAQQEAQLQAQQQAQLQAQQQAQLQAQQQAQLQAQHTAGLLAQQQAQLQAQHTAGLLAQQQAQLQAQHTAGLSAQQQAPIQTATTGNVSNPFLQRQNTGFYSSNHITPSYTGAGFGGFSSQQQQQQPALSNNLINSATMPIGARNISTISTSATTSTLPMQPMKTGSNNPFSLDNISKKKTEREAVNPFSVNNFKESPSVSALMPTIPATNGTGNPFSLNNGASNTAPVFTNVNMQQQNGLTQQPTLVQSITGGVAGSSGITAGYPNPFDQQQQQQQQQFNQTPALISQQQQLLGNMNMNNTAITGTYGLQGHSYNSNNNNNNNNEGPNLIDI; translated from the coding sequence ATGACTACATATGAGAAGCTTGTTAAAGGTGCaactaaaattaaaatggCACCGCCGAAGGCCAAATATATTGAACCTATTTTGATAGGGACCGGTGATCCACAAGATTTTAGAGAGATTATAAGGGCCCTAGACAATAGGTTGCACGACACTGCATTTACCATTTGCTATAAATCTTTGATTGTCGTGCATTTAATGATGAGAGAGGGGGGTATATCGAATGCTAATAATTTAACTTTGAAGTTTTTAAGCAACCATCCAGAATTTTTTGAACAACTAAGAGTCAAAGCTAATCCTAACGACTCAATGGCTTTGAAGAAATATGCTCAATACTTACAAGTAAGAAGTGAAGAATATAATCATACTGATCATATAGATTATGTAAGACAAAGCCCAAACGAAATGAATATTAATGATCCTGGTTTATGTTTAGATCACGTTGAATCTTTAGAAAGGCAAATCTCGTcgttaattaaaaatagatattCTCAATTGGATTTAACcagtaataatttattgatgACGTGTTTTAGACTATTAATACAAGATTTATTGAGTTTGTATAATGCTCTAAACGAGGGAATCATTAATTTATTGGAATCCTTTTTTGAATTAAGTAAACCGATGGCTGAAAGAACTTTACAATTATACAAGAATTTTGTTGAATTAACTGAAGACGCAGTTAAGTATTTAAAGGTTGGTAAAAGTTGTGGTATGAAAATCCCCGTTATCAAGCATATCACAACCAAATTAATTTCCAGTTTAGAAGAACATCTAAGACAAGATAATGGAGTGGAAGGTGTAAATAGTGGTTTCAATAATGGGAACAGTTATAATTCTGACAATTATAACGATAACCGTATCAAAACGCCCGCTGAGCAATTGGAGGAgattagaaaaaagaaagaaatgCTTCAAAGACAATTGAAGGAGAATAGTAGAACTGTgtcttcatcttcttctccaCCACCACCAACTGGTGTCAATGGCTCTGCTGCTGCGTATAATCCATTTGGCACTGTTACCGGCCCTGCTAATGAAACATTTAGTTTTGAACCGGCCCAGCAACAATTACAGGCTCAGCATACTGCTAGTGCTTTAGCCCAACAACAGGCGCAAATACAAGCCCAGCAGACTTCCAGTTTATTGGCTCAACAACAGTTACAAGCTCAGCATACTGCCAATGCTTTAGCCCAACAACAGGCGCAAATACAAGCCCAGCAGACTTCCAGTTTATTGGCTCAACAACAGTTACAAGCTCAGCATACTGCCAATGCTTTAGCGCAACAACAAGCTCAAATACAAGCACAACAGCAAGCTCAAATGCAGGCACAACAACAGGCACAATTGAAGGCTAAACAAGAGCAAGCTCAGTTGCAAGCCCATTTAAAAGCACAGCAAGAACAAGCACAACAGCAAGCACAATTGAAAGCGCAACAAGAAGCACAATTGAAAGCGCAACAAGAAGCACAGTTGCAAGCACAACAACAGGCACAGTTGCAAGCACAACAACAGGCACAATTGCAAGCACAACAACAGGCACAATTGCAAGCACAACACACAGCTGGTCTACTAGCACAACAACAAGCACAGTTGCAAGCACAACACACAGCTGGCTTACTAGCACAACAACAGGCGCAGTTACAGGCACAACACACTGCTGGTTTATCAGCACAGCAACAAGCGCCAATACAAACTGCCACCACTGGAAACGTATCAAATCCATTTCTACAAAGACAAAATACAGGATTTTATAGTTCGAATCATATTACACCATCCTATACAGGTGCGGGATTTGGTGGATTTTCATcccaacagcaacaacaacaacctGCGTTATCCAATAATTTGATTAATAGTGCTACAATGCCGATCGGAGCGAGAAATATAAGCACCATAAGTACCAGTGCTACGACCAGTACTTTACCTATGCAACCAATGAAAACGGGTTCCAATAATCCATTTAGTTTAGataatatatcaaaaaagaaaactgAACGTGAAGCCGTTAATCCATTTTCTgtgaataattttaaagaaagtCCAAGCGTTTCAGCTTTGATGCCTACCATTCCTGCTACCAATGGCACAGGGAACCCATTTTCTTTGAACAATGGTGCTAGCAATACAGCTCCTGTTTTTACCAATGTTAATATGCAGCAACAAAATGGATTAACGCAACAACCAACCCTTGTGCAATCTATTACCGGTGGTGTAGCTGGTTCCAGTGGTATTACTGCGGGATACCCTAACCCGTTTgaccaacaacaacaacaacaacaacaacagttTAATCAAACACCAGCATTGATAtcacaacaacagcaattGTTAGgaaatatgaatatgaacAATACTGCTATAACAGGAACGTACGGTTTACAAGGTCATTCCTATaatagcaacaacaacaacaacaacaataatgagGGTCCAAATTTAATtgatatttaa